One Mycobacteroides salmoniphilum DNA segment encodes these proteins:
- a CDS encoding thioesterase family protein produces the protein MVNASFAQAMSLTPTGDGLFDAHLNDIWTIGPKLHGGVMLALLAGAARETLGESEPIAVSASYLFAPSPGDMQVRTSVRKRGRQISLVDAELVQGDRTAVHAVVTLGTPELHVGPLLTALPPALTQLPTEPPPGVAPIAEGHPMGDIFHLYGGIDVRPSLRSMSDLSERGKPEIVLWARPRDMAPDGLFALVCGDISVPVTFPLGRFGWAPTVQLTTYLRTLPADGWLRVLCSTNQIGQHWFDSEHTVIDSEGALVVQSRQLAMVPVN, from the coding sequence GTGGTTAATGCTTCTTTCGCGCAAGCAATGTCTCTTACGCCCACGGGCGATGGGCTGTTTGACGCGCATTTAAACGACATCTGGACCATCGGACCCAAGCTGCATGGTGGCGTCATGCTCGCGCTGCTCGCCGGGGCAGCGCGAGAGACGCTCGGCGAGAGTGAGCCCATTGCCGTCAGCGCGAGCTACCTGTTCGCCCCTTCACCCGGTGACATGCAGGTACGTACGTCCGTCCGTAAGCGGGGCAGGCAGATCTCACTCGTGGATGCGGAGCTCGTCCAGGGCGACCGCACCGCGGTACACGCCGTCGTCACGCTGGGCACACCCGAGCTGCATGTGGGCCCCCTGCTGACGGCCCTGCCGCCCGCGCTCACCCAGCTGCCCACTGAGCCGCCGCCCGGGGTGGCCCCGATCGCCGAGGGCCACCCGATGGGGGACATCTTCCATCTGTACGGCGGGATCGATGTGCGTCCCTCGCTGCGGTCGATGAGCGACCTGAGCGAGCGGGGTAAGCCCGAGATCGTGCTGTGGGCTCGCCCGCGCGATATGGCGCCCGACGGGCTGTTCGCGTTGGTGTGCGGCGATATCTCGGTACCGGTGACCTTCCCGCTGGGGCGCTTCGGCTGGGCGCCCACCGTGCAGCTGACCACGTATCTGCGCACGCTGCCTGCGGACGGCTGGTTGCGAGTGTTGTGCAGCACCAACCAGATCGGCCAACACTGGTTTGATTCCGAACACACGGTGATCGACTCCGAGGGCGCTCTG
- the mca gene encoding mycothiol conjugate amidase Mca has translation MRLMAVHAHPDDESSRGAATLAKYAAEGHEVLVVTATGGERGDILNPAMNLPGTHENLSNVRRAEMAMAAKTLGVEHHWLGFMDSGLQLDPSLLPEDGFARVPLVESLARLVEVIGQFRPHVMITYNECGGYPHPDHVRCHQLAVAAYEACEEVGKLYYFHEIVRVTPGMVKLAGRVERIISRIPRRRTRAGPADSRAGDVAVPGWVRRVSPLTRRLRGPRVTTEVSCADYFPVRDKALRAHASQVDPNGPFFLVPWTWRQQLWPTEKFELAHTRVATTEPETDLFAGL, from the coding sequence ATGCGGTTGATGGCGGTGCACGCCCACCCCGACGACGAGTCGAGCCGCGGTGCGGCGACCCTGGCCAAGTACGCGGCCGAGGGGCATGAGGTTCTCGTCGTCACGGCCACCGGCGGCGAGCGTGGTGACATTCTCAACCCGGCGATGAATCTGCCGGGTACCCACGAGAACCTGTCGAACGTGCGCCGTGCGGAGATGGCGATGGCAGCGAAAACCCTTGGCGTTGAACATCACTGGCTGGGGTTCATGGACTCCGGCCTGCAACTCGACCCCAGTCTGTTGCCCGAGGATGGGTTCGCCCGCGTGCCGCTCGTCGAATCCCTGGCTCGCCTCGTCGAGGTGATCGGGCAGTTCCGGCCGCACGTGATGATCACCTATAACGAATGTGGCGGCTACCCACACCCCGATCACGTTCGTTGCCATCAGCTGGCCGTCGCCGCGTATGAGGCATGCGAAGAGGTGGGCAAGCTCTACTACTTCCACGAAATCGTCCGGGTGACACCGGGAATGGTGAAGCTCGCGGGACGGGTGGAGCGGATCATCAGCCGTATCCCACGCCGGAGAACTCGCGCAGGACCGGCGGATTCCCGAGCGGGCGATGTCGCGGTCCCCGGTTGGGTGCGACGGGTGAGTCCGCTGACCCGGCGGCTGCGAGGGCCTCGGGTGACCACCGAGGTCTCCTGTGCCGACTACTTCCCCGTACGAGACAAGGCCTTGCGGGCGCACGCATCGCAAGTGGATCCCAACGGACCGTTCTTTCTTGTGCCGTGGACCTGGCGACAGCAGCTATGGCCGACGGAGAAGTTCGAACTCGCGCACACCCGCGTGGCAACCACTGAGCCAGAGACCGACCTCTTCGCGGGTCTCTAA
- a CDS encoding Ppx/GppA phosphatase family protein, translating to MRLGVLDVGSNTVHLLVVDARRGGHPTPMSSTKAALRLAEAIDESGKLTRKGSDSLVHTIQEFSKIARSSGCAEIMAFATSAVRDATNSDEVLTRVKKETGVDLAVLSGVNESRLTFLAVRRWYGWSAGRIINLDIGGGSLELSCGVDEEPDIALSLPLGAGRLTREWLAEDPPGRRRVAMLRDWLESELVDAAKQVAAAGVPDLAVASSKTFRSLARLTGAAPSGAGPRVKRTLTASGLRQLIAFISRMTTADRAELEGVSVDRAPQIVAGALVAEASMRALSLEAVDICPWALREGLILRKLDSEADGTALVD from the coding sequence GTGCGATTAGGCGTGCTGGATGTCGGCAGCAACACGGTGCACCTGTTGGTGGTCGATGCCCGACGGGGTGGACACCCCACACCCATGAGTTCCACCAAGGCGGCACTGCGTCTGGCAGAGGCGATCGATGAGTCCGGCAAGCTCACTCGCAAGGGCTCTGACAGCCTGGTGCACACCATCCAGGAGTTCTCCAAGATTGCCCGCAGCTCCGGCTGCGCGGAGATCATGGCGTTCGCCACCTCGGCGGTTCGGGATGCCACCAACTCCGATGAGGTGCTGACACGCGTCAAGAAGGAAACCGGCGTGGATCTCGCCGTTCTTTCCGGCGTCAACGAGTCACGACTGACTTTCCTGGCGGTGCGGCGTTGGTACGGCTGGAGCGCGGGACGCATCATCAACCTCGACATTGGCGGCGGCTCGCTGGAGCTGTCCTGCGGTGTCGATGAAGAACCCGACATCGCGTTGTCCCTGCCCCTGGGCGCGGGACGATTGACCCGGGAGTGGTTGGCCGAAGATCCGCCGGGACGTCGCCGCGTCGCTATGCTGCGTGACTGGCTGGAATCGGAACTCGTGGACGCTGCCAAGCAGGTGGCGGCGGCAGGAGTGCCCGACCTGGCCGTAGCGTCCTCGAAAACGTTCCGGTCGCTTGCGCGACTCACCGGTGCGGCGCCTTCCGGCGCAGGACCACGAGTTAAGAGGACACTTACAGCAAGCGGACTGCGTCAGTTGATCGCGTTCATCTCGCGAATGACGACCGCAGACCGTGCGGAGTTGGAGGGAGTCAGTGTCGATAGGGCGCCTCAGATCGTCGCCGGAGCACTCGTTGCGGAGGCAAGCATGCGTGCTCTGTCGTTAGAGGCGGTCGACATCTGTCCCTGGGCTCTGCGCGAAGGGCTAATTCTGCGCAAGCTGGATAGCGAAGCCGATGGCACCGCACTCGTTGACTGA
- a CDS encoding SRPBCC family protein, with protein MRFDAVPIALDGVEDFFATAPFVTRVRRTFDAPPEEVWQVVSGDRMWSWLPSVWGCRYPQDITPTAGTVRDFQMYIHSWMVFAQHEQIIHFDAPRVMRYTALDATLPVFGSWCEEYRVVPEADPGKATVDWTLACAPRYLTNIPGSQYVISPVAAILKPVFWFGLGGLARELPARGPHRTG; from the coding sequence ATGCGATTTGACGCAGTCCCCATCGCGCTCGACGGGGTCGAGGACTTCTTCGCCACCGCGCCGTTCGTGACTCGAGTCCGGCGTACTTTCGATGCGCCGCCCGAGGAGGTGTGGCAGGTGGTGTCCGGCGATCGAATGTGGTCGTGGCTGCCCTCGGTATGGGGCTGCCGGTATCCGCAGGACATCACGCCAACCGCCGGCACCGTGCGGGACTTCCAGATGTACATCCACTCCTGGATGGTGTTCGCCCAGCACGAGCAGATCATTCACTTCGATGCCCCCCGCGTCATGCGGTACACGGCGCTGGATGCCACTCTGCCGGTGTTCGGGTCGTGGTGCGAGGAGTACCGGGTCGTGCCGGAGGCCGATCCCGGCAAGGCCACGGTGGACTGGACGCTGGCCTGCGCGCCGCGGTACCTGACAAACATTCCGGGATCGCAGTATGTGATCAGCCCGGTCGCCGCCATTCTCAAGCCCGTCTTCTGGTTCGGTCTGGGCGGTCTCGCACGCGAGCTGCCGGCCCGCGGCCCGCACCGCACCGGCTGA
- a CDS encoding class I SAM-dependent methyltransferase: protein MCTGGTVGNLPDPKLADTFVDPTRIAHPPERKHGYLDVLGPESDEPVSLANRFMQSPLLAAIYERAWRPMFTRGFSYGGRSTLKAHTALMGEIAGRGDLKILDVACGPGLYTRELAAQLGHDGACIGLDLSGPMLRRAVRDNSAEHVDYIRGSAHALPFADAAFDTVVCLAALYLIPNPEQAVRELCRVAGPSGQIVIFTSLRTPAASFPGVTGAMRIGGFRAFGREEVTGWLRAQGWTNIDQTLTGQGQFIRARREAALRIAT, encoded by the coding sequence ATGTGCACTGGAGGGACCGTGGGCAACCTGCCGGATCCGAAGCTCGCCGATACGTTCGTCGATCCCACCCGGATCGCGCACCCGCCCGAGCGCAAACACGGCTATCTCGATGTCCTCGGCCCCGAAAGCGACGAGCCGGTTTCCCTGGCCAACCGGTTCATGCAGAGCCCCCTGTTGGCGGCGATCTACGAGCGCGCCTGGCGGCCGATGTTCACCCGGGGGTTCAGCTATGGCGGTCGAAGCACCCTCAAGGCCCACACCGCTTTGATGGGCGAGATCGCCGGTCGCGGGGATCTCAAGATCCTTGACGTCGCATGCGGTCCCGGCCTCTATACCCGTGAACTCGCCGCGCAGCTCGGGCACGACGGCGCGTGTATCGGCCTGGACCTATCCGGCCCCATGCTGCGGCGGGCAGTGCGCGACAACTCGGCCGAACATGTGGATTACATACGCGGCAGCGCGCACGCACTGCCCTTCGCCGACGCAGCATTCGACACGGTGGTGTGCCTCGCTGCGCTGTACCTCATCCCCAATCCGGAACAGGCCGTGCGGGAACTGTGCCGAGTGGCGGGGCCGAGCGGACAGATCGTGATCTTCACGTCGCTGCGGACCCCGGCGGCCTCGTTCCCGGGTGTCACCGGGGCAATGCGTATCGGCGGCTTCCGCGCCTTCGGGCGCGAGGAAGTCACCGGCTGGCTGCGTGCCCAGGGATGGACCAACATCGACCAAACACTCACCGGGCAAGGGCAATTCATCCGTGCCCGCCGCGAGGCCGCCCTCCGGATCGCGACCTAG
- a CDS encoding flavin-containing monooxygenase: MEPTMGLYDEPDYEVAIIGAGLGGICAAIKLLEIGIENFVIIDRDEDFGGTWLRNTYPGVGADIPTVAYQFTFAPKGDWQRFFATGAEIQQYALDLVAEHGLRAYARFGTRVEREVFDEGNHLWQVHTADGGIISSRFLISAIGAYINPRTAPDIPGLDTFTGPIQVPSRWQHDVDMRGKRVGIIGVGSSTVQIAPAIAAEVEHLDVYQRTPQWYFPKPDFRMPRPLQRLLARRRFANAVNGIALAGIELGLRVLIYTPKPLFRVGAAVFDRVALWAYLGWLRHKVDDPQVREQLRPRFGAGCTRGTLGADYLPTFNRPNVTLVSNGIERITPTGIVDTTGAERPVDVLVLATGYEMFSDPETYRLGTVLGTKGFDLAEFYRDNGLQAYQSTSVPGLPNRFMLVGPYSWTGTSFHYILENSMRHIEAVIKLARAKRATWVEVTQEALDDFQTNIARSGANLNRYFTVNCAGSNSYFINSQGDTPYVRPWTVLQSYRRSVTFPSGAYDFRSVNSPVKEIEHAI, encoded by the coding sequence ATGGAACCCACCATGGGTCTGTATGACGAACCCGATTACGAGGTCGCGATCATCGGTGCCGGGCTGGGTGGCATCTGCGCGGCCATCAAGTTGCTTGAGATCGGCATCGAGAACTTCGTCATCATCGATCGGGATGAGGACTTCGGCGGCACGTGGTTGCGCAACACTTACCCCGGGGTCGGTGCCGACATCCCGACCGTCGCCTACCAGTTCACCTTCGCTCCGAAGGGTGACTGGCAACGATTCTTCGCCACCGGCGCCGAAATACAGCAGTACGCGTTGGATTTGGTTGCCGAGCACGGACTGCGCGCGTACGCGAGATTCGGAACGCGTGTTGAGCGTGAGGTGTTCGATGAAGGCAATCATCTGTGGCAGGTGCACACCGCCGATGGTGGGATCATCTCGTCACGCTTCCTGATCAGCGCCATCGGCGCGTACATCAACCCGCGAACGGCCCCGGACATCCCGGGGCTGGACACCTTTACCGGCCCGATCCAGGTGCCGTCCCGGTGGCAACACGACGTGGACATGCGCGGCAAGCGTGTCGGAATCATCGGTGTGGGAAGTTCCACCGTGCAGATCGCTCCGGCCATTGCCGCGGAGGTGGAACATCTCGATGTGTATCAGCGGACACCGCAGTGGTACTTCCCGAAGCCGGACTTCCGGATGCCTCGGCCGCTGCAGCGGTTACTGGCAAGGCGCAGGTTCGCCAATGCGGTCAACGGTATTGCCTTGGCGGGCATTGAACTTGGCTTGCGCGTCCTGATTTATACCCCCAAGCCATTGTTCCGGGTGGGCGCGGCGGTCTTCGACAGGGTGGCACTGTGGGCGTATCTGGGCTGGCTCCGGCACAAGGTGGATGACCCGCAGGTGCGAGAGCAGCTGCGGCCGCGGTTCGGGGCGGGCTGCACGCGCGGCACGCTGGGTGCGGACTACCTGCCGACCTTTAACCGGCCGAACGTGACGCTGGTGTCGAACGGCATCGAGCGGATCACCCCGACGGGCATCGTGGACACGACGGGTGCCGAACGCCCCGTCGATGTTCTGGTGCTGGCCACCGGGTACGAGATGTTCTCCGACCCGGAAACCTATCGGCTGGGAACTGTGCTGGGCACCAAGGGATTCGACCTGGCGGAGTTTTACCGCGACAACGGGCTGCAGGCGTACCAAAGTACTTCGGTCCCGGGCCTTCCCAACAGGTTCATGCTCGTCGGTCCGTACTCGTGGACCGGCACCAGCTTCCACTACATCCTGGAGAACTCGATGCGTCACATCGAGGCCGTCATCAAGCTGGCCCGTGCCAAACGAGCCACCTGGGTCGAGGTCACGCAGGAGGCGCTGGACGACTTTCAGACGAATATCGCCCGCAGCGGTGCCAACCTGAATCGGTACTTCACGGTGAACTGCGCCGGGTCGAACAGTTACTTCATCAACTCGCAGGGCGACACGCCCTATGTGCGGCCCTGGACGGTGTTGCAGTCGTATCGGCGCAGTGTCACATTCCCTTCGGGTGCCTACGATTTCAGGTCCGTTAACAGCCCGGTGAAGGAGATCGAACATGCGATTTGA
- a CDS encoding sugar phosphate isomerase/epimerase family protein, which produces MRPAIKVGLSTASVYPLKTEAAFEYAARLGYDGVELMVWAEAVSQDVGAVAKLSRKYDMPVLSVHAPCLLVSQRVWGANPIPKLERSVRAAEKLGAQTVVVHPPFRWQRRYAEGFAEQVASLEDSSGVYVAVENMFPLRADRLFGAGQSSVERMKRRGGRPGIGVSAFAPSFDPTDANHAHYTLDLSHTATAGTDAVEMMRRMGSGLTHLHLTDGTGASVDEHLVPGKGTQPVAQVCRELAIGDFTGQVVLEVHTSTARTEDQREAILRESLEFARTHLVR; this is translated from the coding sequence GTGCGCCCTGCGATCAAGGTTGGTCTGTCCACGGCCTCGGTGTATCCACTTAAAACCGAAGCGGCCTTCGAGTATGCGGCTCGACTCGGGTACGACGGTGTCGAGCTCATGGTGTGGGCCGAGGCGGTGAGTCAGGACGTCGGCGCCGTCGCGAAGCTCTCCCGTAAGTACGACATGCCGGTGTTGTCCGTGCATGCCCCGTGCCTCCTGGTGTCGCAGCGCGTCTGGGGGGCCAACCCGATCCCGAAGCTGGAACGCAGCGTCCGGGCGGCCGAGAAGTTGGGTGCGCAGACCGTTGTCGTGCACCCACCCTTTCGCTGGCAGCGCCGGTACGCCGAAGGGTTCGCCGAACAGGTTGCCTCGCTGGAGGATTCGAGTGGCGTCTACGTCGCGGTGGAGAACATGTTTCCACTGCGGGCCGACCGTCTGTTCGGTGCCGGGCAGTCATCGGTGGAACGCATGAAGCGTCGCGGCGGCAGGCCCGGAATCGGAGTCTCCGCGTTCGCACCGTCGTTCGATCCCACCGACGCCAACCATGCGCACTACACCCTCGACCTGTCGCATACCGCCACCGCCGGGACCGACGCGGTGGAGATGATGCGCCGGATGGGATCGGGGCTGACGCACCTGCATCTCACCGACGGCACGGGTGCATCCGTCGATGAACATCTGGTGCCGGGCAAGGGGACTCAGCCCGTCGCGCAGGTATGCCGGGAGCTGGCGATAGGCGACTTCACCGGACAGGTGGTGCTGGAGGTGCACACCTCGACGGCGCGCACCGAAGACCAGCGCGAGGCGATTCTGAGGGAGTCCCTGGAGTTCGCCAGAACCCATCTGGTGCGATAG